A genome region from Natronobeatus ordinarius includes the following:
- a CDS encoding NAD-dependent epimerase/dehydratase family protein has protein sequence MKHKRILVTGGAGFVGSHLVERLVKSNEVTVVDDCSSGQANWVSDDATLVRGDLRDQTVVSDVLSSGFDVVFHLAASKAVNSDQPRKQFEFNTKITHNILEAMREHDVGELVYTSSSTVYGEAPRPTPEDYAPLEPISLYGSSKLANEGLCSAYGHSHGLSVYAFRFANVVGPRLRGAVIPDFIEKLTRDPEQLEILGNGRQKKSYLHIDDCIEGMLTVFEQADEPMNIYNLGTRTTTSVNRIADIVSEELDCDPEYQYTGGDRGWTGDVPKMRLSIEKASALGWSPSLTSDQAVRTATRELIEEFE, from the coding sequence ATGAAACATAAACGCATACTTGTAACCGGTGGGGCGGGGTTCGTCGGCTCACACCTCGTTGAACGGCTGGTCAAATCGAACGAGGTCACTGTCGTCGATGACTGCTCGTCTGGACAGGCGAACTGGGTTTCCGACGACGCGACTCTGGTCCGGGGTGATCTCCGTGATCAAACTGTTGTGTCGGATGTCCTCTCGTCGGGATTCGACGTCGTCTTCCACCTGGCCGCATCGAAGGCAGTCAATTCGGATCAGCCGCGTAAACAATTCGAATTCAACACGAAGATCACGCACAACATCCTCGAAGCTATGCGGGAACATGACGTCGGTGAACTCGTTTATACTTCTTCTTCGACGGTATACGGCGAAGCGCCTCGACCGACGCCCGAAGATTATGCCCCGCTCGAACCGATCAGTTTGTACGGTTCCTCGAAGCTGGCTAACGAGGGACTGTGTTCGGCGTATGGCCACTCCCACGGCCTATCCGTCTACGCATTCCGGTTCGCTAACGTCGTCGGCCCTCGGCTTCGTGGCGCGGTCATCCCAGACTTTATCGAGAAACTCACACGGGACCCCGAGCAACTAGAGATACTTGGGAACGGTCGACAGAAAAAGTCGTATTTGCACATCGACGACTGTATTGAGGGAATGCTCACTGTCTTTGAACAAGCGGACGAGCCGATGAATATATATAACCTCGGGACGCGAACGACGACTTCTGTAAACAGAATCGCCGATATCGTCAGTGAGGAACTGGATTGTGATCCCGAGTATCAATATACAGGGGGAGACCGAGGATGGACAGGTGACGTGCCGAAAATGCGCCTCTCGATTGAGAAGGCCTCTGCGCTCGGCTGGTCACCGTCCTTGACCAGCGATCAGGCGGTGCGGACGGCCACGCGAGAGCTGATTGAAGAGTTCGAATGA